The following are encoded together in the Cyanobacterium aponinum PCC 10605 genome:
- a CDS encoding DUF928 domain-containing protein yields the protein MKNNNNPYFLRGISKLFVAVTSIMVILPVSVNALEFPSAPERNPPKSTAAGGRRGGCVQGDLPIKAITPGDDNKIKTISSQPPFYIYIPKTKADSAQFLIKSEDGTQLDFQEIAIENGDYIIEINLSDQINITEGQTYTWEISLVCNPMFINSGNYTKGTIERVSLDELTQTQLEMTGDTLDKAQIFANADIWTETLINVIAVKESQPQEWIELLTSVGLHDYAEKSFATN from the coding sequence ATGAAAAATAACAATAATCCCTATTTCCTCCGAGGGATAAGTAAATTATTTGTTGCAGTTACAAGTATCATGGTTATCTTGCCTGTATCTGTCAACGCCCTTGAATTTCCTAGCGCTCCTGAGAGAAATCCCCCTAAAAGTACGGCGGCGGGTGGACGTAGGGGCGGTTGTGTTCAAGGTGATTTACCGATAAAAGCTATTACCCCCGGAGACGATAACAAAATTAAAACTATATCTTCTCAGCCTCCCTTTTATATTTATATTCCTAAAACTAAGGCAGATTCTGCACAATTTCTAATTAAGAGTGAAGATGGAACTCAATTAGATTTTCAGGAAATAGCCATTGAAAATGGAGATTACATTATTGAAATTAATTTATCTGACCAAATAAATATAACAGAGGGTCAAACCTATACTTGGGAAATATCATTAGTCTGTAATCCCATGTTTATTAATAGTGGTAATTATACAAAGGGTACTATTGAAAGAGTATCCCTAGATGAGTTAACACAAACTCAATTAGAAATGACAGGGGATACCCTAGATAAAGCCCAAATTTTTGCCAATGCTGATATTTGGACGGAAACTTTGATTAATGTTATTGCTGTTAAGGAGTCACAACCCCAAGAGTGGATTGAGTTGCTCACTTCTGTTGGTTTGCATGATTATGCTGAAAAAAGTTTTGCTACAAATTAA
- a CDS encoding type IV pilus twitching motility protein PilT, which translates to MTQSSDRSKKQPLPFPPIIPPTQRQGITETDDETRMSNRKFPSLEDDSQSLSSQSLDFDAPDFDDDDDFESEDQTQITSPDMMPPLGRKSPNLPPPPGLRKDTNSSQPSSSPSPSAKNVRPAPPPLTHPPLTPPPLSPPRSTARPGETDVRRGGTVQKANLRPGPQAGVRPSASVGRSPGQPSLRELVKLAFDNGYSDVHLGVGELPRMRDRGQMIILEQYPEIDLNTFMSWLREIMREEEIQRFKKELEFDGATQYDFARVRINVFDTLTGPALVLRLIPLKILSMEQLRLPPVFRDVCEVHKGLILITGPTGSGKSTTLAAMIDYINNEFPKHIITIEDPVEFVHKSRKSLIKQREVGMNTLLFDNALKAALREDPDIILVGEMRDKSTVNTALKAAQTGHLVMGTLHTNSAIKTLERIFTLYTAEEQPAIRSAIAESLVCVIAQGLCRTTDGKRAAYHDILINTETVKDYITGNKYEEIAQLMVDGEYDGMVTMNKSLFNLYQEGRITEETALEHSPTRNEMAMMLRGRV; encoded by the coding sequence ATGACCCAATCCTCTGATAGATCTAAAAAACAGCCTTTACCTTTTCCTCCCATCATACCCCCAACTCAACGTCAGGGCATAACAGAAACTGATGATGAAACCAGAATGAGTAATCGTAAATTTCCCTCTCTGGAGGATGATAGCCAAAGCCTTTCTTCTCAATCTCTTGACTTTGATGCCCCTGATTTTGACGATGATGACGATTTTGAATCTGAAGATCAAACTCAAATCACCTCTCCTGATATGATGCCTCCTTTGGGAAGAAAAAGCCCCAATTTACCACCGCCTCCGGGGCTAAGAAAAGATACTAATTCTTCTCAACCCTCTAGTAGCCCCTCTCCATCGGCAAAAAATGTTCGCCCCGCTCCACCTCCCCTAACCCATCCCCCTTTAACTCCCCCTCCTTTAAGTCCTCCTCGTAGCACCGCTAGACCGGGAGAAACAGATGTACGCCGAGGTGGCACAGTACAGAAAGCTAATTTAAGACCGGGGCCACAGGCAGGGGTTCGCCCTTCAGCATCGGTGGGGAGATCCCCCGGACAACCTTCTCTACGAGAATTGGTTAAGTTGGCTTTTGATAATGGCTATTCTGATGTGCATTTAGGGGTGGGTGAATTACCCAGAATGCGCGATCGAGGTCAGATGATAATTTTGGAGCAATACCCAGAAATCGACCTTAATACTTTTATGAGTTGGTTAAGAGAGATTATGAGAGAGGAGGAAATCCAGAGATTTAAGAAGGAATTAGAATTTGACGGGGCGACTCAATATGACTTTGCCAGGGTAAGGATTAATGTTTTTGATACTTTAACTGGTCCTGCTTTAGTATTGCGTTTAATTCCTTTAAAAATTCTTTCTATGGAACAATTACGCCTTCCTCCTGTTTTCAGAGATGTGTGTGAGGTTCATAAAGGCTTAATTTTGATCACAGGTCCTACGGGTTCGGGTAAATCCACTACCCTAGCGGCAATGATTGACTATATCAACAATGAATTTCCTAAGCACATTATTACCATTGAAGATCCTGTGGAATTTGTCCATAAAAGTCGTAAGTCTTTGATTAAGCAAAGAGAAGTAGGAATGAATACTCTATTATTTGATAATGCCCTAAAAGCGGCACTTCGGGAAGATCCTGACATCATCCTAGTGGGTGAGATGCGGGATAAATCTACCGTTAACACGGCACTTAAAGCCGCCCAAACAGGTCACTTAGTTATGGGTACTTTACATACCAACAGTGCTATCAAAACCTTAGAACGTATTTTCACTTTATACACTGCCGAGGAACAACCAGCCATTAGATCTGCGATCGCAGAGTCTTTAGTGTGCGTGATTGCACAGGGACTATGTCGCACTACTGACGGCAAACGAGCCGCTTACCACGATATTCTTATCAATACGGAAACAGTAAAAGATTACATTACCGGCAACAAATATGAAGAAATTGCTCAATTAATGGTAGATGGAGAATATGATGGAATGGTGACGATGAATAAATCTTTATTTAATCTCTATCAAGAGGGAAGAATCACCGAAGAAACCGCCCTTGAACATTCCCCCACTCGCAATGAAATGGCAATGATGTTGAGAGGTAGAGTTTAA
- a CDS encoding NAD(P)/FAD-dependent oxidoreductase, with product MNNYDVIIIGGGLTGSVLSYELAKKNLRVLLLEKDSIFNNATVYSYGGISYWCGTDETTIKLCQEGINIYRNLTEELDYNIDFRELDLLFTIDKNQDPENTFQQYQKFHIAPKLLDKKETNSLEPLINIDAISGSLRFPQGHVQPEKMIFAYQKALMRLGGKVEQELVISVEKNQDKIIGVKTEKNSYSASQIILCAGAFSRSILQNLGINLPLYFSHAQLIMTPPAPVKLKTLVMPCTMKRLDTEKQVAQSAEKIWQKESNTLYGDVLEAGAIQFLDGSFCLGQISQIIPNLNSPIDSVISEKRLRDAIASILPSLANLSGKWHNCQVAFTEGMPFLVGKIGQIEGLSIFSGFTSPFVFVPPLARYFADYLVNGEETLISFNL from the coding sequence ATGAATAATTATGATGTAATCATTATTGGTGGGGGCTTAACTGGCTCTGTTTTAAGTTATGAATTAGCTAAAAAAAATCTGCGAGTTTTGCTATTAGAAAAAGATTCCATTTTTAATAATGCTACAGTTTATAGTTATGGGGGAATTTCTTATTGGTGCGGAACAGATGAAACAACTATTAAATTATGCCAAGAAGGTATTAATATTTATCGTAATTTAACAGAAGAGTTAGACTATAACATTGATTTTCGAGAATTAGATTTACTATTTACTATTGATAAAAATCAAGATCCTGAAAACACTTTTCAACAATATCAAAAATTTCATATTGCCCCAAAATTATTAGATAAAAAAGAAACTAATTCCCTTGAACCATTAATTAATATTGATGCTATTTCAGGTAGTTTAAGATTTCCTCAAGGTCATGTTCAACCAGAGAAAATGATATTTGCTTATCAAAAAGCGTTGATGAGATTAGGAGGAAAAGTTGAGCAAGAATTAGTAATTTCTGTAGAGAAAAACCAAGATAAAATTATAGGGGTAAAAACCGAAAAAAATAGTTATTCTGCTAGTCAAATAATTCTTTGTGCAGGAGCTTTTTCTCGTTCTATTTTGCAAAATTTAGGGATAAATTTACCTCTTTATTTTAGTCATGCCCAGTTAATTATGACTCCTCCTGCTCCCGTAAAACTAAAAACGTTGGTTATGCCTTGTACAATGAAACGTCTTGATACAGAAAAACAAGTGGCTCAATCAGCAGAAAAGATATGGCAAAAAGAAAGTAATACTCTATATGGAGATGTGTTAGAAGCTGGAGCAATTCAATTTCTTGATGGTAGCTTTTGTTTGGGACAAATCAGTCAAATAATTCCTAATCTTAATTCTCCCATTGATTCTGTCATCAGTGAAAAAAGACTCAGAGATGCGATCGCGTCTATTTTACCTTCCTTGGCTAACCTATCGGGAAAATGGCATAATTGCCAAGTTGCCTTTACAGAAGGAATGCCTTTTTTAGTGGGAAAAATCGGACAAATAGAAGGATTGTCTATATTTTCTGGGTTTACCAGTCCATTTGTGTTCGTGCCTCCCCTTGCCCGATACTTTGCCGACTATTTAGTCAACGGCGAAGAAACCCTTATTTCCTTTAATTTGTAG
- a CDS encoding DUF3084 domain-containing protein, whose product MTSAYILIIAMLLLGGLIAALGDRIGTRVGKARLRLFQLRPKQTAVLITIGTGTLISASTLIILFSLSASLRQGVFQLDEILKKRREITQQLDTVKAEKERVEEALLEAKNRQNTVLNQLNVKENELSTTQKKVREIQSRTEKLRKEVERIIKEKEDLLIEKDEIQQQSLKLEQSIAQRDQELREKQGQIEQQEAILQQQQISLEQLKNRQKQLESEISSRDEQIVELDRLISQTDDILDAKERELASLEGQLEFYRQEVEILEQYYQTYQDLRERPIAVIKGQVLSVTLVQIKKDTDISELVDAILSQANRNVMQIIGYGNQPPKERFVQITRGQVEQMKQQLANPGQYLVRILSAGNYVQGEERIRIFGDVTPNQIIYQKNEAIASISIDEQDLNSGELQEKLDFLISVSQFRARREGILGQIFIGDGKITSLVNFIEELQSSDQTIDEILTVAASETYTSGPLQINLVVIADGKEVFRL is encoded by the coding sequence ATGACTAGCGCTTATATTTTAATCATAGCGATGTTACTTTTGGGGGGACTAATCGCAGCATTGGGCGATCGCATTGGTACAAGGGTTGGAAAAGCAAGATTAAGACTCTTTCAATTAAGACCCAAACAAACTGCTGTTTTAATTACCATCGGTACAGGAACATTAATTTCTGCTTCTACTTTAATTATTTTATTTAGTTTAAGTGCATCTTTGCGTCAGGGGGTTTTTCAACTAGATGAAATTCTCAAAAAAAGACGAGAAATTACTCAACAATTAGATACGGTAAAAGCGGAAAAAGAAAGGGTAGAAGAAGCTCTGCTAGAGGCTAAAAATAGACAAAACACTGTCTTAAATCAGTTGAATGTTAAAGAAAATGAATTGTCAACAACTCAAAAAAAAGTTAGAGAAATTCAAAGTAGAACAGAAAAACTAAGAAAAGAAGTAGAAAGAATTATTAAAGAAAAAGAAGATTTATTAATAGAAAAAGATGAAATTCAACAACAGAGCTTAAAGTTAGAACAATCCATCGCCCAAAGAGATCAAGAATTACGAGAAAAACAAGGACAAATTGAACAGCAAGAGGCAATTTTACAACAACAACAAATCAGCCTTGAACAGTTAAAAAATAGACAAAAACAGTTAGAATCAGAAATAAGTAGCCGAGATGAGCAAATAGTAGAACTCGATCGCCTCATTTCTCAAACGGATGATATATTAGATGCAAAAGAGCGGGAATTAGCTTCTTTAGAAGGTCAACTGGAATTTTACCGCCAAGAAGTGGAAATTCTCGAACAATACTACCAAACTTATCAAGATTTAAGAGAAAGACCCATTGCTGTTATTAAAGGACAAGTATTAAGCGTTACTTTGGTACAAATCAAAAAAGATACAGACATCAGCGAGTTAGTGGATGCTATTTTAAGTCAAGCCAATCGCAATGTGATGCAGATTATTGGTTATGGTAATCAGCCCCCCAAAGAAAGGTTTGTACAGATAACTAGGGGGCAAGTAGAACAGATGAAACAACAATTAGCCAATCCGGGGCAATATTTAGTGAGAATTTTATCGGCTGGTAATTATGTGCAAGGAGAAGAAAGAATCCGTATTTTTGGAGATGTTACCCCTAATCAAATAATCTACCAAAAAAATGAAGCGATCGCATCTATTTCTATTGATGAACAAGATTTAAACAGTGGCGAATTACAAGAAAAACTAGACTTTCTCATTTCCGTTAGCCAATTCCGAGCTCGTAGAGAGGGAATATTAGGACAAATTTTTATCGGGGATGGCAAAATAACCTCCCTTGTTAACTTTATCGAAGAATTACAGTCTTCAGACCAAACTATTGACGAAATTTTGACTGTCGCCGCCAGTGAAACCTATACCTCAGGACCATTACAAATTAACTTAGTAGTGATTGCGGACGGCAAAGAAGTATTTAGACTATGA
- a CDS encoding PAS domain-containing sensor histidine kinase, whose translation MKITINPVMSSEKINLLLIEPQKGNYSLIRKLLTQIKYADYSLKWFKNIQEAAVSASQFYDYDAYIINSSANNIKQWCKQLFPSPIILLTEDIATGRNFLHQGISDYLVVNQLNSVLLEHSLRLSLENSRYQKQLKQNTINYQTTIAQEREKLKQIIIFHEDTTLRKQTQLELESQKKKYKTILKTAMNGIWIVDVATNPPRLVEVNDAYCYMSGYTKSELLSMSILDIEYDLNPKTLQERTEMIIKSQKLCFETKHRRKDGTMMDLLVSVNYIKEFNLVVGFQQDITEKNKVQNQLLETNAKMSAIFDALPDLFLTISSQGIIIDYKSSSRFSNLYLSAEVSLSKSIMDVFPDYFCQKIFDAIKYCQQTKEVVKFDYCILKDGKINYEEARVVALNNQEFLINIRNITQTKLAEIALKESENRYAELAESLPIGLYRNNTEGQCIYINQKTSELLGISFEECLGEGWAKRLHPEDAQRIYESWMKAFKSKSYWQEEYRFLHPNGKVVWVMANCTFTYNEKGENTGSIGGLTDITPLKELEQNLQKSQKFIETIINTIPFPIFWKDRNSIFLGCNQLLADIHGLSSTNEIIGKTPFDFAVTEEEALKYIEDDREVIESNQAKLFIEETFTLDNGEQLWIETHKAPLPDEKGNIIGLVGMFKDITERKQTEIELKKAKIKAEEASQAKSLFLANMSHELRTPLNAILGFTQLMSLDDDISQRHKQYINTISKSGEHLLSLINEIIDLSKIEYGKLKVNKYSFNFLDFLNNLDEIFTLKARNKNIDFILHKQSGLPEYIKTDQGKLRSIITNLINNGIKFTRQGSITLTVKIINDDNSQQEDNQNVNIYFSVEDTGAGIPENELEKIFKVFTQGNRGQNSGEGSGLGLAICKTYTNLLGGYIKVSSKLHYGSKFEFNIICQKVKFTDLVKGNNIVKIVNNDSFISKYRILLLEKNSVDIQIIRHLFRGANFELREGKNRQEILDIYQQWQPSLILISVSSLNSKNIETVKIIRRLEFNYSYQTKIVALTTLSSTNELLTAGFDDFILKPFDFTNFWRKIELCLNIELKWQNEIVDHENNKKTIRLKPENLVFMGYSWRKKLFYNSLSARSSKILKTIEEIPYNYQQIRESLKLLTDQLNFEELMYLSNINDY comes from the coding sequence TTGAAAATCACTATCAATCCTGTGATGAGTTCCGAAAAAATTAATTTACTCCTAATTGAACCACAGAAAGGTAATTATAGTTTAATTCGCAAATTACTCACACAAATAAAATATGCAGATTACAGTTTAAAATGGTTTAAAAATATTCAAGAAGCTGCGGTGAGCGCATCTCAATTTTATGACTATGATGCTTATATAATCAACTCATCAGCAAATAATATCAAACAATGGTGTAAACAACTTTTTCCCTCTCCAATAATTTTACTCACCGAAGACATCGCAACAGGTAGAAATTTTTTACATCAAGGTATTAGCGATTATTTAGTAGTTAATCAATTAAATTCCGTTTTACTAGAACATTCTCTCCGTTTATCTCTTGAAAATAGCCGTTATCAAAAACAATTAAAACAAAATACCATAAACTATCAAACTACTATTGCTCAAGAAAGAGAAAAACTAAAACAGATTATAATTTTTCACGAAGATACAACCCTACGCAAACAAACTCAATTAGAATTAGAAAGCCAAAAAAAGAAATATAAAACAATACTCAAAACCGCCATGAATGGTATTTGGATTGTTGATGTTGCCACAAATCCTCCTCGTCTAGTGGAAGTCAATGATGCTTACTGTTATATGAGTGGTTATACCAAGTCAGAATTACTGTCTATGTCAATTTTAGACATTGAATATGATCTTAATCCTAAAACCCTTCAAGAAAGGACGGAAATGATTATCAAATCCCAAAAACTTTGTTTTGAAACTAAACACCGACGTAAAGACGGCACAATGATGGACTTGCTAGTTAGCGTCAACTATATTAAAGAATTTAACTTAGTCGTTGGTTTTCAGCAAGACATAACAGAAAAAAATAAAGTCCAAAATCAACTTTTAGAAACAAATGCAAAGATGAGTGCCATCTTTGACGCACTGCCAGACTTATTCTTAACTATTTCTTCTCAAGGAATAATTATTGACTATAAATCTTCTTCTCGTTTTAGTAACTTATATCTATCGGCTGAAGTATCTTTATCTAAATCGATTATGGATGTTTTTCCCGATTACTTCTGTCAAAAAATATTTGATGCCATAAAGTATTGTCAACAAACAAAAGAAGTAGTTAAATTTGACTATTGCATACTTAAAGACGGAAAAATAAACTATGAAGAAGCAAGAGTAGTTGCTTTAAATAACCAAGAATTTTTAATAAATATTCGTAACATCACTCAAACCAAATTAGCTGAAATTGCACTTAAAGAAAGCGAAAATCGTTATGCAGAGTTAGCAGAATCTTTACCTATAGGTTTATATCGCAATAATACAGAGGGTCAATGTATTTATATTAATCAGAAAACCAGTGAACTTTTAGGCATTAGTTTTGAAGAATGTTTAGGAGAAGGGTGGGCAAAACGACTTCATCCAGAAGATGCCCAAAGAATTTATGAATCGTGGATGAAAGCCTTTAAAAGTAAATCTTATTGGCAAGAAGAATATCGTTTTTTACATCCTAACGGTAAAGTGGTATGGGTGATGGCAAATTGTACTTTTACCTACAATGAAAAAGGGGAAAATACTGGCTCAATTGGAGGATTAACAGATATTACGCCCCTAAAAGAATTAGAGCAAAATTTACAAAAATCACAAAAATTCATCGAAACTATTATTAACACTATCCCCTTTCCCATTTTTTGGAAAGACAGAAATAGTATTTTTCTTGGCTGTAATCAACTACTAGCAGATATTCACGGTTTATCATCAACCAACGAAATAATCGGAAAAACCCCTTTTGACTTTGCTGTTACAGAGGAGGAAGCCCTAAAGTACATTGAAGATGATAGAGAAGTGATAGAATCCAATCAAGCAAAATTATTTATTGAAGAAACATTCACTTTAGATAATGGTGAGCAACTTTGGATAGAAACTCATAAAGCCCCTTTGCCTGATGAAAAGGGAAATATTATTGGCTTAGTGGGAATGTTTAAAGATATAACAGAGCGTAAACAAACAGAAATCGAATTAAAAAAAGCAAAAATTAAAGCCGAAGAAGCCTCCCAAGCAAAAAGCCTTTTTTTGGCAAATATGAGCCATGAGTTACGCACTCCCCTTAATGCAATTTTAGGCTTTACTCAACTAATGAGCCTTGATGATGATATTTCTCAAAGACATAAGCAATATATCAATACTATTAGTAAATCTGGGGAACATTTATTATCACTTATTAATGAAATAATAGATCTATCAAAGATAGAATATGGTAAATTAAAAGTCAATAAATACTCTTTCAATTTTCTGGATTTTCTTAATAACCTCGATGAAATTTTTACCCTAAAAGCTCGAAACAAAAATATCGATTTTATTTTACATAAACAGTCTGGTTTGCCCGAATATATAAAAACAGATCAAGGAAAACTGAGATCTATTATTACTAATTTGATTAATAATGGGATTAAATTCACTCGTCAAGGTTCAATAACACTCACTGTTAAAATAATTAATGACGATAATAGTCAACAAGAAGATAATCAAAATGTTAATATTTATTTCTCTGTTGAGGATACTGGGGCGGGTATTCCCGAAAATGAACTAGAAAAAATCTTTAAAGTTTTTACTCAGGGAAATAGGGGGCAAAATTCAGGAGAAGGAAGTGGTTTAGGGTTAGCTATTTGTAAAACATATACTAATTTATTGGGGGGATATATTAAAGTTAGCAGTAAACTCCATTATGGTAGTAAGTTTGAATTTAACATTATATGTCAAAAAGTAAAATTTACTGATTTAGTTAAGGGCAATAACATTGTTAAGATCGTTAATAACGACTCTTTTATCTCAAAATATAGAATATTACTACTAGAAAAAAACTCCGTAGATATTCAAATTATTCGTCATCTTTTTAGGGGAGCGAATTTTGAGCTTAGAGAGGGCAAAAATAGACAAGAAATTCTCGATATTTATCAGCAATGGCAACCAAGTCTAATTTTAATTTCCGTTTCGAGTTTAAATAGTAAAAATATAGAAACAGTAAAAATAATTAGAAGGTTAGAATTCAATTATTCATATCAGACTAAAATTGTCGCTTTAACAACTTTATCGTCAACTAATGAACTTTTAACGGCGGGTTTTGATGATTTTATCTTAAAGCCCTTTGATTTTACTAATTTTTGGCGAAAAATAGAATTATGTTTGAATATAGAACTTAAGTGGCAAAATGAAATTGTTGATCATGAAAATAATAAAAAGACGATTCGATTAAAACCTGAAAATTTAGTCTTTATGGGCTATTCTTGGCGCAAAAAACTTTTTTATAATTCTTTAAGTGCCCGAAGTAGTAAAATACTAAAGACCATTGAAGAAATTCCCTATAACTATCAACAAATAAGAGAGTCTCTAAAATTATTGACTGATCAACTTAACTTTGAAGAGTTAATGTATTTGAGTAACATAAATGACTACTGA
- a CDS encoding GGDEF domain-containing response regulator encodes MTTDSGANTSDGGDNQNSKRGDILIVDDQIENIQFLSTMLMDNGYEVRQVLSGKQALKVVDYDPPELILLDIMMPEIDGYEVCRQLKSNSRTCQIPIIFLSAKQQLSEKIKGFKVGGVDYITKPFVVAEVVCRLETHLKIYRYQNLLNQEIVARKKVEQQLLIANQKLEQIANIDGLTGVYNRRYFNDLLSKEWYRLCREKQPLSMIMVDIDCFKEYNDTYGHLQGDEVLKAIASTLKSSLQRSSDFVARYGGEEFVILLPNTDLQGSITICENISLKIMELAIPHRGSSASNSITISMGVHCLIPSAKINPYTLIDKSDDALYLAKKEGRNCFRYSVDLE; translated from the coding sequence ATGACTACTGATAGTGGTGCGAATACAAGTGACGGCGGAGATAACCAAAATTCAAAAAGAGGTGATATTTTAATTGTTGATGATCAAATTGAAAATATCCAATTTCTTTCCACGATGTTGATGGATAATGGTTATGAGGTGAGACAAGTATTAAGTGGAAAACAGGCGTTAAAAGTAGTTGATTATGATCCTCCTGAATTAATTTTGTTAGATATAATGATGCCTGAAATAGATGGTTATGAGGTTTGTCGTCAACTAAAGAGTAATTCTCGTACCTGTCAAATCCCCATTATATTTCTTAGTGCTAAACAACAATTGTCGGAAAAAATTAAGGGTTTTAAAGTGGGGGGGGTTGATTATATAACTAAGCCTTTTGTGGTGGCTGAAGTAGTTTGTCGTTTGGAAACTCATTTAAAAATTTATCGTTATCAAAATCTTTTAAATCAGGAAATAGTTGCCCGAAAAAAAGTTGAACAACAGTTATTAATTGCAAATCAAAAACTGGAACAAATTGCTAATATTGATGGTTTAACGGGGGTTTATAATCGTCGTTATTTTAATGATTTATTATCAAAAGAATGGTATCGTTTATGTCGAGAAAAGCAACCTTTATCAATGATTATGGTTGATATTGACTGTTTTAAGGAATATAATGACACCTATGGACATTTACAGGGTGATGAAGTTTTAAAGGCGATCGCATCAACCCTAAAGTCTAGTTTACAACGCTCCAGTGATTTTGTTGCCCGTTATGGGGGGGAAGAATTTGTGATTCTCTTACCTAATACTGATTTACAGGGTTCAATCACGATATGTGAGAATATTTCTCTAAAAATAATGGAATTAGCTATACCCCATCGGGGTTCTAGTGCCAGTAATAGCATTACGATTAGTATGGGCGTTCATTGTCTTATTCCCTCTGCAAAAATTAATCCCTATACTTTAATTGATAAATCAGATGATGCTCTTTATCTGGCAAAAAAAGAGGGTAGAAATTGTTTTCGGTATAGTGTTGACTTAGAATAA
- the ntcA gene encoding global nitrogen regulator NtcA: MQSLSMSEQPLASVFRQIGAGIYTPVVEKFERGKTIFFPGDPAERVYFLMKGAVKLSRVYEAGEEITVALLRENSVFGVLSLITGQKSDRFYHAVAFTPVELLSAPIEHFQRSLKENPELSRLMLQGLSSRILQTEMMIETLAHRDMASRLVSFLLILCRDFGIPSPSGITIDLKLSHQAIAEAIGSTRVTVTRLLGELRQENLITINKKKITVHNPVALSQQFA, translated from the coding sequence ATGCAATCATTGTCTATGTCTGAACAACCCTTAGCTTCAGTTTTTCGTCAAATTGGGGCGGGAATTTATACCCCTGTGGTGGAAAAATTTGAACGAGGTAAAACAATTTTTTTTCCGGGTGACCCTGCGGAAAGAGTATATTTTTTAATGAAAGGTGCTGTCAAGTTGTCACGGGTTTATGAGGCAGGGGAAGAGATTACCGTGGCTTTGTTGCGAGAAAATAGTGTTTTTGGGGTCTTGTCTTTGATTACTGGGCAAAAATCCGATCGCTTCTATCATGCGGTGGCTTTTACTCCTGTGGAATTACTTTCCGCTCCTATCGAGCATTTTCAGCGTTCTTTAAAAGAAAATCCTGAGTTGTCTCGATTGATGTTACAAGGCTTATCGTCTCGCATATTGCAAACAGAGATGATGATTGAAACTTTAGCTCATCGTGATATGGCTTCTCGTTTAGTTAGTTTTTTATTGATTCTTTGTCGAGATTTTGGTATTCCTAGCCCTAGCGGTATTACTATTGATTTAAAATTATCTCATCAGGCGATCGCAGAGGCTATTGGTTCAACACGGGTAACGGTGACTCGTTTATTAGGAGAATTAAGACAAGAAAATTTAATTACTATCAATAAGAAAAAAATCACAGTACATAATCCTGTTGCCCTTAGTCAGCAATTTGCATAA
- the fabI gene encoding enoyl-ACP reductase FabI produces MLDLTGKNALVTGIANNKSIAWGIAQQLHKAGANIGVTYLPDEKGRFEKKVGDLVEPLNPSVFLPCNVQDDAQIDSTFDQIKDQWGHIDILIHCLAFAQKEDLSGEFSNTSRNGFQTALDVSAYSLTRLVQSAKPLFREGSSILTLSYLGGVKVIPNYNVMGVAKSALEMSVRYLASELGPMNVRVNAISAGPIRTLASSAVGGILDMIHHVEKVAPLRRTVTQTEVGNTAAFLCSDLASGITGQIIYVDAGYEIMGMTE; encoded by the coding sequence ATGTTAGATTTGACAGGAAAAAACGCCTTAGTAACAGGTATTGCTAACAATAAATCTATTGCTTGGGGTATTGCTCAACAACTACATAAAGCCGGTGCAAATATTGGTGTTACCTATTTACCCGATGAAAAAGGACGTTTCGAGAAAAAAGTTGGAGATTTAGTAGAACCTTTAAACCCCAGTGTTTTTCTTCCTTGCAATGTGCAAGATGATGCTCAAATAGATTCTACCTTCGATCAAATCAAAGACCAATGGGGTCATATAGACATTTTAATTCATTGCCTAGCCTTTGCGCAGAAAGAAGACCTATCGGGAGAATTTAGTAATACTTCTCGTAATGGTTTTCAAACAGCCTTAGATGTCAGCGCCTATTCACTAACCCGTTTAGTGCAATCAGCGAAACCCTTATTTCGTGAAGGTAGTAGTATCTTAACCCTTAGCTATCTTGGGGGTGTAAAAGTTATCCCTAACTATAATGTCATGGGTGTTGCTAAATCCGCCTTAGAAATGAGTGTTCGTTATTTAGCCTCCGAATTAGGCCCTATGAATGTGCGAGTAAATGCGATTTCTGCAGGCCCCATTCGCACTCTTGCCTCTTCTGCAGTAGGAGGAATTCTTGATATGATTCACCACGTGGAAAAAGTTGCACCCCTCAGACGCACTGTTACTCAAACTGAAGTAGGGAATACCGCCGCTTTTTTATGTAGTGACCTAGCTAGTGGTATTACAGGACAAATTATTTATGTGGATGCAGGTTATGAAATTATGGGCATGACAGAGTAA